The Vanessa tameamea isolate UH-Manoa-2023 chromosome 20, ilVanTame1 primary haplotype, whole genome shotgun sequence nucleotide sequence GGATCTTCCAGCATTGgatcgtttattaaaatattcaaattaagctCACCGACCATCATGGATAATGTGCTGATGAAACCCATTAAGGGATTCGAAAACATTTCTTCGTTCGGAAATACGACACAGAAACAAATTGTAAAACCAAGTAAAAGGCAAATGTATGCCAGTAATAATTTGAGAAATTCCGTCAACACTTTTTGATACATGGCCACGTAATCGCCAAACATTGGCAATTGGCCCATCATTAACATCAAATTTGTCCAAGCTCCCAGTACTGCGTAGCCACCAACATGATTTTGCCATCCGTATTCTTTTTGAATATTGTACAGTGAAAATACAGAAAGTAGAACGAACCATTCCATTAGGTTTTcaaaacttgtaaaatattgatACAGACTTGAATAGCCAGTTATACCTGTCAGTTTACGAACGATTTCAAATGCTGTTATCGCTATTAATACCCATCTTTCAAATTCAATAGGATTTTCTTCTAGAATATCACCAAGTAGTGATTGATGTTGACATAGTTCGTTTGGTACACCATATTTCATGGAATTTTTACCTTTACATGTTTTAACAACTGCTGTTAGCACGTAGATAGATAAGAATGACACAAACAAGAAGCAGAAGATTAGCCTGgccaaataaaattttcttatctTACGCCATTTCATAAAAAGGAATGCTGAACATAATGGATGTTGTAAAATGTCTTTTTGACCTTCATCTATCAAActgtttaaatatgttatttcacGAGGGTAAGAGTATTTTAGTAACTTACCAAAGTCAAACTCGATTTGCACCTCCTCATTACCTTCAGTTGAGCGACTCAATGAAATTCCATTATCCAAATTGTGTCTTAAAATGGTCATAGATTTCGGAGTCTTTCTGACTATTACACTTAAGGCTGTATGACCTTTTTTAGATTTAGATGTAACATCTGCtcctaaaaaaattaacgtttcAACACATTGTGCCAGGCCATCCATAGCAGCAAGATGCAGCGGAGAGTAGCCGTACTCAtcctttttatttacttgtgcTCCCCAACTTACAAGCATGTCAATTATTTCACAAGCACGCTCAGTATTACATATAGCCGCGTGTAGAGGCGTTCTCTTATCGTGATCTTCAGCATTGGCATCCGCATTTCCATCGCGCAAAAGTACTTCGACACATTCTAAGCTCGAGCATCTGGCGGCAAGATGAAGTGCAGTAAAACCTCTGTAATTCCTTATGTTGGCTTGAGCGCCTTCTGAAAGTAATAGTTCCACACATTCTGCGTAGCCTCTTGACGCCGCCAAATGTAATGCAGTGCATTCTTTATCTCTTTGTTTTGTCAATCCCTTAACACTTAATTTAGTTTCCTTCAATAAAAACGCGAGACATCTTTGAGCACCTAGTTCTGCGGCCAAATGTAACGCATTGAGACCTCCTGAAGTGCTGTATCCTGGATCGACACCTTTTTCGATAAACAATTCCATACATTCTAGAGCGTCATTTCTCACTGCACAGTGAACGAGGTTATCTTCACATCCAGCTCGTTGTACCACTCCATGTAAAGAAGCTCCATGAGCAATAAGAACTTCAGCTACTTCCAGAGAATTCCCAAAGGCAGCACAATGAAGCGGAGCAAAGTATTTTGGAGCATAATCGATATCAGCCCCAATCGATAATAAGTACGCAACCGATCTGCTCGCACCACTAAAGGCGGCTATATGAAGCGCTGTTAATCCAACTGGCTCGGAATAATGTATGTCTGCACCTGAATCTATGATCGCTGGTAACAATTCGTCACGAGTGAGCAAAGCTGCCCATAACAGAGTCAAGTTAACAACAACTTCTGGAGCGGAGCAAATATGTTCTTCAATATTATCTGCGGTAATTAAGCCACATTCAACGTCATCAAAAAATCTGCCAGCACCTAATGTTAATGCTTTTTCACATAAAGATTTCCTTATCATATCTTCAGTGAGCCTAGCTTCTGGATCTGGCGCCATAATATCGAAACTATGGTACATATTGGAGCCATCTTCAGCTGGAGGTGAGGGTCCGACGAACAAATATTCCTTAGCTTTTCCAGGCTCCGAGGCAGCTTCGAGTAAATCGATGTTACGAACATGTTTGAAGGAGCCTTTGAGAGGGTATTCTTCCGGTTCCCGAGATCGTGTACTAATGCTCCTCGTAATTCGGGATCTGTTCGTTGATGGTGTCGGAGTCTGAAGAGGTGCAGGCCACCCCATTTCGCGATAACCAAAGTTGTCCATAGTCGGACAACGACTGAAGGCGGTTCTACTTATATCTTATCTCATCTCCCGAGACAAGCGAGATCTTGTTTGTCATTGTGCTTAAACATTACGCTATTTTTAATTCGCGTTAATTAATACAGCTACAATTTTTGgctaagataaaataattttgcaatacttacgtgttatgtatattttttatctcatttACTTCTATTGagacaaaaaacaaaaccataTGAAATGTCTTTCTAGTAAATTAGATTCATTTTCTTATATCTTACAAATCCTATAAGATTACTCCTATCAATAAAgtagttaaaaaatttaattaattcacgGCTACTTCAAGGTATTAAAGTATCATGAACGGATTATTATCAGTAATttcttgatattaaataaaatacacagttACTTAAtggatttttgataaaataagctATTCAatgaatagatatatttatctatgtccatattattgttgttttgttcCCGTAATTAGATTATGAATTTCCATGAATCAATTCGTGGATAAATATTGTTGTCACAACAATACGGTCATGctgatgaattatataataaaaagaagtaTCGCTGCTTGACTAAGGCTTCCACTTCTTTGAGTAGAACCCTTAGAGTTTATTCCACAATGTCGTTGGACTGTTGGTTGGTGGATATATGTACATCTGGCACATTTTCATTCAATCCATATTGGTTTCTTCATCTTTACTACCAAGCaccagatgaattattaacaataataaaacgcatgaaaattcagaggttcTTGGCCGGGTTTTAACGTGTTATTTAGCAAATTCACTTCATCTTACCCATCTCAgctttattctataaattatttgattatgtattgtattattattgttaaaagcGATATGGTAAACACATTGTATACGATATTGAAAGATAATACAAGCCTCCAGTTCTTGAAACGCTTATCCAAGTTAGAGTAAATTGTCTTTATAATCTGAATGGTTATTAATTTGTGGCGACTGACGTTTAatgcgaccaatgagcgttaaGATGAAAGGCAAGTTAGTTTATCAGCGTTTTAGAGGTATGCGTTACAGAAATTTCATTGTAAGTTTTAAGCAACCTAATGAGGTCTTGTCAATAGAATACTTTGAATAAACaacatatacaaacatatacatctaaatatcatatatatttattacgatatatatttattatacatattttatgatataacgGAAGGgcatatgggctacctgatggtcaATGGTACCGTCGGTGgtacattggcaatgtaagaaatattagccaggCCTCAAAacacaaatgcgccaccaatctcgAGAACTAAGATGTACCTGTAGAAaaactggctcattcactcctcaaacaggaacacagcaataccgtattgctgtttggcggtttaatatctgatgattgaGCTTTACCCAGTCGGGCGTGCACAAAATCCTGCCACCAAATAAACTATGCATTCATCACAGTCAGGAAACCGAATTCTTAGTTGACAATGCTAATTATACCCACGTAATCGGCCCAATTTTATTAACACTTCTTCATACACGCAACGAGTTTTTCCGCAACACAAtccttatcataatatatacatacaattcgAAGATAACAAGAAAAAAGTCAACAAGTTATAGTCATAtagaattttgtaattttaaatgtttccaaACAAAACTTTACAATCTTATAACGTGTATTTTTTCAACTTCATTTTAAAAGAACGTTCATAATTAAAAGAAGCTGACAAGAATCATCATATAAATATGCTTAATTAGCTTAagtcccacagctgggcaaaaGCCTATCTCCTTAAGGAGAAGGCGTGAAGTTTATTTTGCCACGCTTCTCCGATTGGTTAATTGCAGGATGCTTTGAGTTTATTTAATCAGACAAAATGAAATAGTTTAGAATCctcatagtattatttattgtatatataatatcatattcacgtgtatttcataattatcattaatttaatttaattcttagaaCATTAATAACCTTCAGTACTCAAGAATGATAGCATGTGTTCATaacttaatataacaatacactTGTAACGATGTACAGTTTCAGACGAGCATTGCTGACGCAGCGTTTCTTCATTAACATTACTAGCTGTCCGACCCGACTCGGTAGTGGAAATACAAAATTAGCAAACCCTTTCCCCCTCCATTTTCCcacttaaagttaatattaatcgTTTCTAAATCGGATACTTGTAATCGACTATGTGTAacaacattacaacattaacagtccataaatttctcactgctggactaaggcctcctctccctttgaggagaaggtttgaagcatattcaaccacgctgctccaatgcgggttggtggaatacacatgtggcagaatttcgttgaaattaggcacatgcaggtttcctcgcgatggtTTCcgtcaccgcagaacacgagatgaatcataaacacaaattaagcacatgaaaattcagtggtacttgcctgggtttgaacccgcaatcatcggttaagatgcacgttcACGTTCACGTTCTCCTCAACGGGATAGGATACCTTAggccagcagtaggaaatttacagactgtatgtatgtatatatgtatgtaaaaatctgaaaaagtaaactaaaatctacatattaatactaatgttataaatgcgtaagtaagtaagtctgtttcgctttcacggccaaaccacggaaccaaatttattgaaattttgtatgaagcaagatttaatcccaaggaaggacataggttttttatacttaactCTTGATAAAGAACCCCTAAAACGAGAGCGAAGGCGCAGACGATAGTATGATAAAAAGCGATTCTAACGCGTACAGTGTGTAGGTGCCTTTTGAAACTTTACCGCATTGACAGTGTGTCAACCCACATACAATGacagtgtaaatataaatattagcagTTCTACGATCCCTTTGTAACTCTTGTCAGCTTATTTGCTCTGTCATATCAAATATGCCAGACTACTAGTCAGGGCCTTGACCCCCGCGGGGGAGAGGGGacattaaactataatttatgcAGCAGCGGACAAACATtggtacaaatatttgtatctcAGTACATTAGACTGTTTGAGTGTTTTTATACACTCAGAACTTGGAGGAATTTAACGAAAAATCTGAAAAATGCTGCTACGAGTAGGCGGTTGTAAAGTACAGCATTTTACGTGTATGTAATTTACAAAATCCTttattgtctatatatatatattaatctatgcatatataaaatcgaaataccacttactgattaatcacgaaatctcagaaactttAACATCTACAATCTTGAAATTTgccaggtaggttccttatagggtgtagacatccgctaagaacggattttacaaaACTTCACCCCTAAGGGGCTATAACAGGGATTGAAAgcttgtgttttataaattcggGTGGGTAAAGCCTCAGGTTCATTGAATATAACTTCAATTTGTGTATCAACTATTAATTCCCACATGTATGTAATTGGACCCAAGCGAATATGAAAAAGACAAGTGTTAAGAATCTTCAAGCATTTTCTTtccaatgattattataataattattatatttcacctCATTAATGCAGTCAATATTACGCACCAATAATCTCGGGACATGATGAGAGAAATTTACACCCAACGATAATTACGCTCATAAcgcaaaagaaaaatatgtaaatcataaattaataaattaaattaaataaaaattatgttcgtATCATTTACTTACtctcgttttattaatatattctctttccactgtaaatatatttttgatctaGAAAACCTTATTCAACAACAGCTAAaacaaaatggcgttttgaaggAAGACTTTCTCTATCGTAAAGACGGTTACGATTACGTAACATAAACTCTACACAAATAAGTTACTCAAATAAgcgtaatataaatgttattaaaatgactTGATGTGACGTTTAAAAGtacttattgtaaaattatatatacgtgtaattacataatttttttattttatgttctcaAACAAAATGAGCTGGAAATATGCTTTGAGAAAgtgtacataatattaacatgatacattaaaaaatgtcaaactttaaaatcatacaccattaacatattatatacctagcatataatcttttattcgCCAATATCTATGTCAAATGTGTTCTTTTCAGGGTTCGCggatatatatcaattgattttttcctatCTTCTGAACAACACTCATAGATCTATGCTTAAGGCCTGACTctgaatgattactttttatgattagtcgattacaaattaatattaaaataaaatcagttgatttatctcacaaacaaatgaagatataataataaaaggtacttgttttttaagtgttcattaaaaatttatttctcaaataGATCGACACTAAttcctttgttacttttttttaataaaaatgtggtatttcgacacttgtattattttacaaattcctttcacatttttaagtgtttacagAATGAAATTCGTTTCGTTTTCTTAGCCTGGATATATAtcggatatatataaaaaaatcggattttttCGAACCCTGGTTCTTTTACTTgcaacatttttacaataataaaattaaaaaaaaaaaaacttttcaatataaattatgcaGATAATCGTGTCTTAACCGTATCGGACGCTGTGAACAATATTCCCTACTTTCTCCCGACTGAGCGATgtggattaattaataaaataacagttggTGCCCTGCCAAGCCCCAGGGTTCGACGATCAAACGAAATATCCATTTAGCGTCAATGTTGCGGAAAACTAACCACATTACGTGGCCAATTAACGTTCCTAATTTAAACAGGCTTTTTGTATTCAAGTAAACAGTTATTTGtatcgaatttatttatatatcatttgaatatatttagcGGTAGGTCTTTGCAAGCGTCTGGCTAGGTACGGCCAAGTCGTTAGCTATTCTGCCGACGAGTATtagtttatactaatattataaagaagcaGAATAGATTACGAGCagtaatctatataatattatttaagagtcCATATCGCAATAGTTTACAGGCGATGTAAAAAGtagcaggatcgatcctgaacccctggggctattgtcgtccactcctaacacaagtgataagcgtAAAAGgtgaaacaattatattaattataaaaaaaaataatagtctgTTTGTATGTGTACaatctcaaaaaaatatatattctgagaTTAAAGACGGTGcttcgtaatttaaaattaagtatgcTTTCGTTCATGTTTTCTttgtcatacaaaaaaaaattgatcatatatatatttcaattttttttaaaataataatataatgttaattatcaACAAACTAAATAACTAAAACCTCCTATTAGTCGTAATgaaacgattaaaaatataaaatgagtagCGTAGACTTGCGTCAGCTGTTAGGCTTGTCTTGAATCTCAAGCTTgcgtcataataaatttcatcaaattcaatcCTTGATTTGGGCcctgaaagagcaacagacggacagaccggcagagttactttcgcctttacaatattagtacagGTTACTAAATATGACTTAGTATTAATTAGGGCGGATTTTAAAACATGTTTGTCTAAGCCgagagagagccgagatggcccagtggttagaacggttcaaacccaggcaggcaccactgaatgtgcttaattagtgtttataattcatctcgtgctcggcggtgaaggaaaacatcgtgagaaaacctgcatgtgtctaatttcaacgaaattctgccacatgtgtattccaccaacccgcattggagcagcgtggtggaatatgctccaaatcttctcctcaaaggaagaggaggccttagcccagcagtgggaaatttacaggctgctaatgtaatgtaaaaatgttgtcTAATTACAGCACGCTCTTTCGCCGAGTTTTAATCGAGTAAAAGAACTACGAGCCCTATGACCTAGTAGCTCGAATATAAGATTACAGTTCAACTTTCACCTTTAATGTCTAGGGATCGTACACACCGGCGTTAACAAGCGAAGCGAAATCTTTTGCGACACGGAATTATCTTTAACGCTATGGGCACACTGGTGCAGGCAAACGGTTTTAGTCCAGGTTGCACGCGTGCAAAATACCCGCGCGCTTGAGGAGGCGTCTCGACGATAATTGTCGTCTGATACCATCGGTTAAGGATCTTAATaggtcttttaaatatattttttgagggGGGAAGAGATCACCAGCATTCTTATGCTTAAGACAGAGTTGCAGGTAAACAAAGAAAAAGTAAGCATAAAAGTGTGTTCTAAGCCTAACATTTATCAGTATCTGAACTTTCTTATACAAACGTCTCATCTCATCACGTGGCCATGCTCCACGCCATGATCATTATTCGCCACGACAAAGCCGGGTTAATCCTATCGACGTTATATCGGTGACAATCTGACAGCTCTGCCCGAGCGAAACATCGAACCGACGACCGTGGTTTGATGAACTCTTATAATAGAAATTTGCATCCATACGCTTGTTGTTTTGAAACTAGTGTATTTATTCATAAgttcattgttaataatattaaattaaaactaaatacagATACGAAATCGTATGAAACCCAGTAGTTCCTTTAGTTTAACTCGTTGTATTTAATATCTCATCAATAAATCACGTCGATCTGTCATTTCATGTATGAAAGGAAATCAAACAACAaacatgttttcatttattaaacttaaaactaataactataataaatactcgGTAAATCAAATGTAATATCATTATGTGTAGAATTAACAATGTGCTTTACTTGGTGGCCTTTGtgctcgtctgggtagataaCACCCATTCGGCATATACATAACACCTTATTAACTAGGGTTGGTGGCTATTTGGTGATATATGGAATGGTTAGTGTTTCTTAAGTTACAAATGTGTATGGGCAGTCGAGACCACTTAAATTCCATGTACAGTCCCAACAATGAATGGCATGAATAGCCTCTGAACCAGAGTTGGAATATGATCCTTAACATCACAGCCGCTGGTACACATAACAGCTGAGCGGTAGACAATATGGTGCGCcacataattttgtaataaaaaccattattactgaaaaaataactttacttgtttcgaataattaattaaaatgatgaattTTGATTTCGACTTTGACCGACATACATTTGAAAGCAAACAAAACATGAAATGTACGTTCATATCGTATGGAACACTGAATCcataacgtaaatatttattaaattgaaatcaaacATTCGAAGTAAAACCGTCTTGGAACAAAGGACAAACAAAGCAACACTCGAAGTTAATAAATCAACGTCTTTTATAAACGCTGTTACTCTTTGATGTTTAAAGTTTCGCcgtattcgaattttaaaatgttaaaatgggaattctgaaatttaataatttttagaacGATAACGAACTTACTTTTCCTGTATGAGCATTGTCTCCGTCATCTTTGACAGTGTTGATTGATAAATGACAGATGGGTTGAATCATTTCGGTGACCATATCAATCAAATtgatttttctaattaaatgaTAGACATTTCAATAATTGGAACGGTTTTaagaatcaatttatatttattgctgaAAAAATGAGCATTTCTTTCAGCGTGGAGAtgatctatctatctattttgcTCTTGGTTAATAATTTGTAACTTaccaaatattatgttttatcagAATTGCtcacaatttgttttaaatatgatacaatTCTTACACGTTCAATTTAAGATGAAATCTGTTTCTGTAACTACCCTGGCTCACTCcgttaaattgaaatttgtttcatataaaattattgtaaaaaatattcacaacaatattttatattaattatttctattaataatcgggacaaaatattctttaaaaattgtattgtaaaacaaaacacaacaaaatGTGAGCATCGTTTGCTCAATCGAGACTTATCTTCTCCTTTTATTGCTTGTTCTTAATGTGTAGCATGAGGAAATTATTggacaaaaaaatctttgacgTTACTAttaaaactgttaaaaaaattgcagttcgcctgtaaatttaattacatttacaaatatacgCTGGCAATACTTACGAATTCAATCAAATTTACATTTGATTCATTCACTATAATGAATTGAAACGCTATTTATTCAGCATCCGACGTTACGAGATATATAGCCGCTAAGTGATGTCTCGTTCGTCATCCGATGGGACGTTTATAATCTAGTAATTTCTATCATTTCCTGTTCAGCCGCAAGAAATCTTTATCCTTAATCTtacttatattgattataatgtaTTCGTGTACCCGTGACTAATAAATCATTGCTTGAAATTGCTtgaaaaatcgttttatttcaGTGTTAAGGCTAAACCTGTGTAATTACATGGGCGCAACTATTTAGGTCCTAGGGTTGGCAGAATAGTAAAAATTATACGTTCATTTGAAAGCAGcattcgtttaaatatttaaattctgaaCATCCCGGATTGCGTCAataagagatattttttattcgtcaaCATGTATTTTTCAGTCTgtcagtttaaaattaaaagtgtttaCACTCTTGTCCCCAGAACAGTACGTAGAGCAATTGGTTCTGTTCCTGTTCTCTTTTCGGTTTTTCGCTTTTCCTTCCCAACAGGCTACGAAAGTGAGGCAGTTATGGCAGCAGTCTGGAAGGGTAACAACAATTTTATACCACTAcgttaacgtaaatatataaatattatatatgaataatttattaatataaatatatatgaaaaaatttcAAGACACAAGCATACTTATGAGAGGCGTATGTTCATATATAAATGCTACGTACTAAATACAATACtacaaataataagatatagatattgttttaaagtaaaaaaaatgtactgtttagaatattatatttagtatattttcacCAGTGGTATTTACTCCGAACCAAACAAATGGCCTATTTGCTCGCCTGTATGCTCGTTATTGGACATCGCTATGTGGactggcaaatgtgccaccaCCTGATGGGCCACCATCGCTCAAATACATTAAccctgttagaaatattaatctttccTTCTgtcgacaatgcgccaccaaccttgagaactattattatttgtccTTCGCATCTTacttccaaaaataaaaaaaataaaaaattgttagatcCGAATATTATATGTAGCACGATAACATATTCTAAGCTAATTGTATCTATTTAAGCTCTATAAATAGCATACTGTTTAAACTAAATACAAGTCATCCAGATAATCTGGTACTAACCCACAATTAAAGACACTTCAGCGAGACGTATCACGAGCTACAATCTCATATCAGAATCTTCGATACACGATATGATATCGTTTGATCCTGATCAGTTCATTAATGTAATTACGGTTTCTAAATTAACTCCGAAGTGCCGTTAGATGTTTAACGTTGTTGGATCCTGTCTGAGGTGTTATGTAATTGGTTGCTGTATTATACATAAGTGacagaaataaaaagtatactaTAATGTCAAATAGACATACTTAAACGCCTAGAGACGCAACTAAAATTTCTTAGCTATTCTAATTCTAATGTACAATACCAGAAAGTGTTAAGAAGTTCTTGAACAGTTGTTTTCCATTACACCCAAATAATTTGGCAGATAAATAAAAGGTACAATTATACAATAAGGAAATCAGATATGTTCTTAGTTATATAGCTTTATAACAtgttacaaatacattatatatatcgaAGAAGTTCCTCCagggttatttttaaaaagcgtggcgtcagcattgctgacgtcactTTCAGCAACATGATGTTGATGGCTCATTTTGCAATGAAATAGTAAAACTATTTCAGCAAAATAATAGGTTTATTCAACAATCGATCAGGACACAACGTTCGTCTGAACAGTCCGACAGCTCGAATGAGAATGAACCCCCGAGCAACCGTCGCACTGCTTTTTATAGCAAAAATCATAACAACAACACCTGTTGAACACAGGAGTTCAATCAatgacataacatttaaaattcattattatgtttagttttcacaattattaactaattcctGTTCCCTTTCtaaacaacaaacaacaacccatttacaaattaattagaaataacttGATTAAACAATCAATTTAAAGCGTTTGCGCCGACACGGCCATTCTGAAAGGCGGTGCGCGCTCTGCACCAGCCTTATCTCGCCGTTTTCTTGTAGTTTTCTCGTGGTCAATATCTGTAAAAGAACAATTTTTGGTTTGAGCCTAGTATCTGTTAATAACTTCTAACGAATCACGaagggttttttttataatgatgttGTTGTATTTGTACAGTTTTATAATGATAGTTCGGAGTTTTTATAAGGTTCTCGTAGTGTCTCGGAGGTTCTCGGCGGTTCTCGAAGAGTCTCGGAGGTTCTCGGAGGTTCTCGAAGA carries:
- the LOC113391460 gene encoding transient receptor potential channel pyrexia-like; this translates as MDNFGYREMGWPAPLQTPTPSTNRSRITRSISTRSREPEEYPLKGSFKHVRNIDLLEAASEPGKAKEYLFVGPSPPAEDGSNMYHSFDIMAPDPEARLTEDMIRKSLCEKALTLGAGRFFDDVECGLITADNIEEHICSAPEVVVNLTLLWAALLTRDELLPAIIDSGADIHYSEPVGLTALHIAAFSGASRSVAYLLSIGADIDYAPKYFAPLHCAAFGNSLEVAEVLIAHGASLHGVVQRAGCEDNLVHCAVRNDALECMELFIEKGVDPGYSTSGGLNALHLAAELGAQRCLAFLLKETKLSVKGLTKQRDKECTALHLAASRGYAECVELLLSEGAQANIRNYRGFTALHLAARCSSLECVEVLLRDGNADANAEDHDKRTPLHAAICNTERACEIIDMLVSWGAQVNKKDEYGYSPLHLAAMDGLAQCVETLIFLGADVTSKSKKGHTALSVIVRKTPKSMTILRHNLDNGISLSRSTEGNEEVQIEFDFGKLLKYSYPREITYLNSLIDEGQKDILQHPLCSAFLFMKWRKIRKFYLARLIFCFLFVSFLSIYVLTAVVKTCKGKNSMKYGVPNELCQHQSLLGDILEENPIEFERWVLIAITAFEIVRKLTGITGYSSLYQYFTSFENLMEWFVLLSVFSLYNIQKEYGWQNHVGGYAVLGAWTNLMLMMGQLPMFGDYVAMYQKVLTEFLKLLLAYICLLLGFTICFCVVFPNEEMFSNPLMGFISTLSMMVGELNLNILINDPMLEDPPLISELSCQIIFILFLMFVTIILMNLLVGIAVHDIQGLRKTAGLSKLVRQTKLILFVEMGMFSAWLPKCLHKYVYRTALVSPEAGKVILSVKPLNPNEKRLPTDIMMAAYEMAQINKLKSGRSVKEMLYKNRYASKFKNEGQSNDQNFNIEIRGMQEKIDQTTFNLKKIDQEMKHLNILLMEQSNLLQNLLKAMDKSYTQYSIESPVFFTSNVSDVTSVTK